The following proteins are co-located in the Moraxella nasovis genome:
- a CDS encoding LPS-assembly protein LptD: MNSISTTKKNAPKCLAVGIRMALFGISLTPFISFAAQEDLSKIALTDGVSTPTVNTDTDTDTDTDTDTDTDTDTDTDTDTDTDTDTDISTNESLGKEIPKSQANSLLKLTRHYKDSNQDAQADQARCQGQWITPKTQSLTQKLGATTDTKPHNYYATADYGYYHETHAKLSGNVVLEQDGRQIFADKITLNPKTGESKAVGNVTFYNADEKNTSNKTDGIIGVADSLERTSDGKTTAEDVAFASTAINAHGYAKTLKQNDNHHYQMQEVMFSTCPPTNRKWQLDASSIDINTDTGRGIAKHSTLKIGKVPVFYLPYFNFPIDDRRSSGFLLPTAGLSSKDSLEVSTPYYLNLAPNFDATITPTVFSNRNPKIAAEFRYLTAKYGSGTLDTAYLPKDKKRNDQDRSHVFFDHTWHSNSIKNLSVNANYRYVSDADYLNDFDTLGLQKNQLNLSRRIGVNYYNDAIQASLRVEDFQTLFATTNDGTPILDKDRPYARLPQLSATYHLPKFNTDLLKPLNALTIFGVHDSAYFKKSIRDGSEAEKSGVRAYNQISASYPVLKPWGYFTPKLSLTHLYASYDEDSLANRNLTKKQGTNSIFAPTLSIDSGLFFEKSGSPFGVFDKKLGGYQVLSPRIKYTRTPYKAQDNIPNFDTSIASISYDQLLSDTWFLGYDRIADTHAITPAISYRYIDNQGKTRFDGGIAEQFYLDDMKVNIDTQSRFNAKSSGTAFRANAQPYNNLWLDTAGVFTRQYTLNNITTQVRYQPNEKSLFSLGVVHRKENPAFNQRSLSTYTGSAIFPINNNWRVLSQAQYDYKHNRLMDALLGLNYEDCCYGMSVYARRYRNNLNPKTSLDTAIMVELRLNGITSSGKLNRLLSSKVMGYDDAQKAWQRAY, translated from the coding sequence GTGAATTCTATCTCCACTACCAAGAAAAACGCTCCAAAATGTTTAGCTGTCGGTATACGCATGGCTTTATTTGGCATAAGCTTAACGCCCTTTATCAGCTTTGCAGCACAAGAAGACCTTTCTAAGATAGCCTTGACTGATGGCGTCAGCACCCCTACTGTTAATACAGATACAGATACAGATACAGATACAGATACAGATACAGATACAGATACAGATACAGATACAGATACAGATACAGATACAGATACAGATACAGACATTAGCACGAATGAAAGCCTAGGCAAGGAAATACCCAAAAGCCAAGCAAACAGCCTACTTAAGCTTACAAGACACTATAAAGACAGCAACCAAGATGCCCAAGCAGACCAAGCACGTTGCCAAGGTCAATGGATTACTCCAAAAACCCAAAGTCTAACCCAAAAACTAGGTGCTACAACAGATACCAAGCCCCACAACTATTATGCCACCGCTGACTATGGTTATTATCACGAGACGCATGCCAAGCTGTCAGGCAATGTCGTGCTTGAACAAGATGGTCGGCAAATTTTTGCAGATAAAATCACCCTAAATCCCAAAACGGGCGAATCAAAGGCTGTAGGCAATGTCACATTTTATAATGCAGATGAAAAAAATACCTCCAATAAAACAGATGGCATAATAGGCGTAGCAGACTCATTAGAACGCACTTCTGATGGCAAAACCACCGCCGAAGATGTCGCCTTTGCCAGTACAGCAATCAATGCTCACGGCTATGCCAAAACGCTCAAGCAAAACGATAACCATCACTACCAAATGCAAGAAGTGATGTTTAGCACCTGCCCGCCAACCAACCGTAAATGGCAACTAGACGCCAGTAGCATTGACATCAATACAGATACTGGGCGTGGCATTGCCAAACACAGCACCCTAAAAATTGGCAAAGTCCCTGTATTTTATCTGCCTTATTTTAATTTTCCAATTGACGATCGTCGCTCTAGTGGTTTTTTATTACCGACTGCTGGGCTTAGCTCAAAAGACAGCCTTGAAGTTAGTACACCTTATTATCTTAATCTTGCCCCAAACTTTGATGCGACAATTACGCCTACCGTCTTTAGTAATCGTAACCCTAAGATTGCAGCTGAATTTCGCTATTTGACAGCCAAATATGGCTCAGGCACACTTGATACCGCCTATCTCCCAAAAGACAAAAAAAGAAACGATCAAGATCGTAGCCACGTCTTTTTTGATCACACATGGCACTCAAATAGCATTAAAAACTTATCAGTAAATGCAAATTACCGCTATGTCTCAGACGCTGATTATCTAAACGATTTTGATACCTTAGGCTTACAAAAAAACCAGCTAAACCTATCTCGACGTATTGGCGTTAATTATTATAACGATGCCATTCAAGCCTCGCTTAGAGTAGAAGATTTTCAAACCCTCTTTGCAACAACCAACGATGGCACGCCAATCTTAGATAAAGACCGTCCTTATGCACGCCTGCCACAGCTGTCAGCAACCTATCATCTGCCTAAATTTAACACGGACTTACTAAAGCCACTAAACGCACTGACCATCTTTGGGGTTCATGACTCAGCTTATTTTAAAAAGTCAATCAGAGATGGCTCAGAAGCTGAAAAAAGCGGTGTGCGTGCATATAACCAAATATCGGCAAGCTATCCTGTGCTAAAACCATGGGGCTATTTCACCCCAAAGCTTAGCCTAACTCATCTATACGCCTCTTACGACGAAGACAGTTTGGCTAACCGCAATCTCACCAAAAAACAAGGCACGAACAGTATTTTTGCTCCAACGCTAAGTATTGATAGTGGCTTATTCTTTGAAAAATCAGGCTCACCTTTTGGAGTGTTTGATAAAAAATTAGGCGGCTATCAAGTACTAAGCCCACGCATTAAATACACCCGGACACCTTACAAAGCACAAGACAACATCCCAAACTTCGATACTTCTATCGCATCAATCAGCTATGATCAGCTATTATCTGACACTTGGTTCTTAGGATATGATCGCATCGCCGATACGCACGCTATCACGCCTGCCATCAGTTATCGCTATATCGATAACCAAGGTAAGACTCGATTTGATGGGGGTATTGCAGAGCAATTCTACCTTGATGATATGAAAGTCAATATTGACACCCAATCACGATTTAACGCTAAAAGCTCAGGCACAGCCTTTAGGGCGAATGCTCAGCCTTATAATAACTTATGGCTAGATACTGCAGGCGTATTCACAAGACAATATACACTAAATAATATCACAACCCAAGTACGCTATCAGCCAAATGAAAAAAGTCTATTTAGCCTAGGTGTGGTACATCGTAAAGAAAATCCAGCTTTTAATCAGCGCAGCTTATCTACCTACACTGGATCTGCCATTTTCCCAATCAATAATAATTGGCGAGTGCTTAGCCAAGCTCAGTATGATTACAAGCATAATCGCCTAATGGACGCCCTGCTTGGATTAAACTATGAAGATTGTTGTTATGGCATGTCTGTCTATGCACGTCGTTATCGCAATAACCTAAACCCAAAAACAAGTCTAGATACTGCTATCATGGTCGAACTTCGCCTTAATGGTATCACGAGCAGTGGTAAATTAAACCGCCTACTAAGCA
- a CDS encoding aminoglycoside phosphotransferase family protein, translating to MSLNREKIMHAFLSAQLPQGYRVESLAGDASFRRYHRIYADDVTYLLMDAPPDKESVAEFIQVADIMSQKINVPDIIAKDIEQGFLLLQDFGSVEFAQAILEDGRKDDLYQDALTVLISLQSIPTQVGLPDYHADKLNQEMNLFSEWFLPYVGVRLSTAQESQWYDLKSVLIAQISTHPKVIVHRDYHSRNLMVDKGSKNLGVIDFQDAVIGSDVYDLASLIRDAYIRESDDWVYEQIKQFYHLKNPNISLDEFTKNVNVMSMQRHLKVLGIFIRLSKRDGKDRYLQDIPKVFSDLMHTAMRLSDENTAIKAFYDWLQAEVLPAYQRKFGNKTA from the coding sequence ATGAGTCTAAACCGTGAAAAGATAATGCACGCTTTTTTATCCGCCCAATTACCGCAGGGCTATCGGGTAGAAAGCTTGGCAGGAGATGCAAGTTTTCGCCGTTATCATCGCATTTATGCAGATGATGTTACTTATTTATTGATGGATGCACCGCCAGATAAAGAAAGCGTGGCTGAGTTTATCCAAGTTGCTGACATCATGAGCCAAAAAATCAACGTGCCTGACATCATTGCTAAAGACATAGAGCAGGGGTTTTTGCTACTGCAGGATTTTGGAAGTGTTGAGTTTGCCCAAGCCATTTTAGAAGATGGGCGTAAAGATGATTTGTATCAAGATGCCTTAACGGTGCTAATCAGCTTGCAATCTATACCCACTCAAGTAGGGCTGCCTGACTATCATGCCGATAAGCTTAATCAAGAGATGAATTTATTTAGCGAATGGTTTTTACCTTATGTCGGTGTTAGGTTATCTACAGCTCAAGAAAGTCAGTGGTACGATCTAAAATCTGTCTTAATCGCTCAGATTTCTACCCACCCTAAAGTTATCGTTCATCGTGATTATCACAGCCGTAATCTGATGGTGGATAAGGGTAGTAAAAATTTAGGCGTGATTGACTTTCAAGATGCGGTGATTGGAAGCGATGTCTATGACTTGGCAAGCTTAATTCGTGACGCTTATATCCGTGAAAGCGACGATTGGGTGTATGAGCAAATTAAGCAGTTTTATCACCTTAAAAACCCCAATATATCGCTTGATGAGTTCACCAAAAATGTCAATGTCATGAGTATGCAAAGACATCTAAAGGTGCTGGGAATTTTTATTCGTTTATCCAAGCGTGATGGTAAAGACAGGTATTTACAAGATATTCCTAAAGTCTTTAGCGACCTTATGCATACTGCCATGCGACTAAGCGATGAAAATACAGCCATCAAGGCATTTTATGATTGGCTACAGGCAGAAGTTTTACCCGCTTATCAGCGAAAGTTTGGCAATAAGACAGCATAA
- a CDS encoding nucleotidyltransferase family protein yields MIKQAMILAAGKGTRMQPLTLTTPKPLIMVGDKPLIVWHIERLIRAGVQEIVINIGYLGEQIYDYFDTHTFKACIKISDETMFDGALETAGGIRYALDGKVLSDLPFLLINGDVWTDFNLSSLLHHDLKDDMAYLVLTKNPSHNPNGDFNLAHHRVYQKTAEQDFGETLTFSGISLISPKLVADVPQNTAMPLAPILKAAMDKGLVGGKKMDDDTTWIDVGTIERLNQVESHIKQIK; encoded by the coding sequence ATGATTAAGCAGGCAATGATTTTGGCGGCAGGCAAAGGTACTCGCATGCAGCCTTTGACGCTGACCACGCCAAAACCTTTGATTATGGTAGGTGATAAGCCGCTGATTGTTTGGCATATAGAAAGATTAATCCGTGCAGGCGTGCAAGAGATTGTTATTAATATCGGCTATTTGGGGGAGCAGATTTATGATTATTTTGATACGCATACCTTTAAAGCGTGCATTAAAATTTCTGATGAGACGATGTTTGATGGTGCGTTAGAGACGGCTGGCGGTATTCGCTATGCACTTGATGGTAAGGTTTTATCTGATTTGCCATTTTTGTTAATTAATGGTGATGTGTGGACAGACTTTAATCTTAGCTCATTACTTCACCACGATTTAAAAGATGATATGGCATACCTTGTGCTAACTAAGAATCCTAGCCATAACCCTAATGGTGATTTTAATTTAGCTCATCATCGAGTTTACCAAAAGACAGCAGAGCAAGATTTTGGCGAGACTCTTACCTTTAGCGGTATTAGCCTTATATCCCCAAAACTTGTGGCCGATGTGCCACAAAACACCGCCATGCCACTTGCTCCTATCCTTAAAGCTGCTATGGATAAAGGTTTGGTTGGTGGTAAGAAAATGGATGATGATACCACTTGGATAGATGTCGGTACGATAGAGCGTCTAAATCAAGTTGAAAGCCACATCAAGCAAATAAAATAA
- the metG gene encoding methionine--tRNA ligase, translating to MTVSTQRKILVTSALPYANGPIHLGHLVEYIQTDIWVRAMKSLGHHVTYVCADDAHGTAIMLKAQDNGVTPEEQIATVKASHEKDFAGFHIDFDNYYSTHSPENKALSQDIYTKLEQGGYIFTKDVEQLFDTEKGLFLADRFVKGECPECAAKDQYGDNCEVCSTTYNATELKNPYSTLSKSKPVIKSSKHYFFDLPKFSEFLKSWTRTDNRLQSSIANKLDEWFTAGLAPWDISRDAPYFGFKIPNTPADEPDKYFYVWLDAPVGYMASFKNLCDKTGLDFDEYWKQDSTAELYHFIGKDIVYFHALFWPAMLKGANLRTPTAVNAHGFLMVNGEKMSKSRGTFIKAQTYLEHLNPEYLRYYFASKLSDTVEDINLDLDDFMTKVNSDLVGKVVNIASRSAGFIHKNHDGKLSDNITEPQLLQDIIDAGDEIALAYENREFSRAMRLIMACADKANAYIDDKKPWALNKIDGKAQEVQDICTVAINIFRQLAVYLAPVLPVLTKNACEFLNVDSLNFASRKQVLTSHTINAFKPLMARIEKDKINAMVDSSKDSLAQDKPKDKTANKAVDTQMNNEFISIDDFAKVEMTVAHVLECNHVEGADKLLQFTLDVGDESTRNVFSGIAKFYKPEELSGKKVVCVTNLAPRKMKFGVSEGMILSAEKDGKLQVVILPDDMVVGAKLA from the coding sequence ATGACAGTCTCAACCCAACGTAAAATTCTAGTCACTTCCGCCCTGCCTTATGCCAACGGACCAATTCACCTTGGGCATTTGGTTGAATACATCCAAACAGATATCTGGGTGCGTGCCATGAAGTCCCTAGGACATCACGTCACCTATGTATGTGCTGATGACGCACACGGCACGGCAATCATGCTAAAAGCTCAAGACAACGGCGTTACGCCAGAAGAGCAGATTGCCACTGTCAAGGCAAGCCATGAGAAGGATTTTGCAGGCTTTCACATAGACTTTGATAACTATTATTCTACGCACAGCCCAGAAAATAAAGCCCTATCTCAAGATATCTACACCAAGCTAGAACAAGGCGGCTACATTTTTACCAAAGATGTCGAACAGTTGTTTGATACCGAAAAAGGGCTTTTTTTGGCGGATCGCTTCGTTAAAGGCGAATGCCCAGAATGTGCAGCAAAGGATCAGTACGGCGATAACTGTGAAGTGTGTAGCACTACCTATAACGCCACCGAGCTAAAGAACCCCTACTCAACTCTAAGTAAATCCAAGCCTGTCATTAAGTCAAGCAAGCATTACTTCTTTGACTTACCAAAATTTAGTGAATTTTTAAAATCATGGACACGCACCGATAACCGCCTACAATCATCAATTGCCAACAAATTAGACGAATGGTTCACAGCAGGACTTGCTCCATGGGATATTAGCCGAGACGCTCCTTATTTTGGCTTTAAGATTCCAAATACCCCAGCTGATGAACCTGATAAATACTTCTATGTGTGGCTAGACGCTCCTGTTGGCTACATGGCAAGCTTTAAAAACTTATGCGATAAGACAGGGCTTGATTTTGACGAATATTGGAAACAAGACAGCACAGCAGAACTATACCACTTCATTGGTAAGGATATCGTGTATTTTCACGCACTATTTTGGCCAGCCATGCTAAAAGGGGCAAACTTACGCACGCCAACAGCAGTGAATGCTCATGGATTTTTGATGGTGAATGGTGAGAAAATGAGTAAATCTCGTGGCACATTCATCAAAGCACAAACTTATCTTGAGCATCTAAATCCTGAATATCTACGCTATTATTTTGCAAGCAAATTATCTGATACGGTTGAAGATATTAATCTTGATTTAGATGATTTTATGACTAAAGTCAATTCAGACTTGGTCGGTAAAGTGGTTAATATCGCTTCTCGCTCAGCAGGATTCATTCATAAAAATCATGATGGCAAGCTCTCAGATAACATCACTGAACCACAGTTATTACAAGACATTATTGACGCTGGCGATGAGATTGCACTCGCCTACGAAAACCGTGAATTTAGCCGTGCGATGCGTCTTATTATGGCGTGTGCAGATAAGGCGAACGCATACATTGACGATAAAAAACCGTGGGCATTAAACAAAATAGATGGTAAAGCCCAAGAAGTGCAAGACATCTGTACAGTGGCGATTAATATTTTTCGCCAATTAGCTGTGTATCTAGCTCCTGTTTTGCCAGTCTTAACCAAAAATGCTTGTGAGTTTTTAAACGTGGATAGCCTTAATTTTGCCAGTCGCAAGCAGGTTTTAACCAGTCATACCATCAACGCCTTTAAACCGCTGATGGCACGCATTGAAAAAGATAAAATCAATGCCATGGTAGACAGCTCTAAAGACAGCCTAGCCCAAGATAAACCTAAAGATAAAACAGCCAACAAAGCAGTGGATACACAAATGAATAACGAATTTATCAGCATTGACGACTTTGCTAAAGTTGAAATGACAGTCGCTCACGTCCTAGAATGTAATCATGTAGAAGGAGCAGACAAGCTGCTGCAGTTTACCTTAGATGTTGGCGATGAAAGCACTCGTAACGTCTTTAGCGGTATCGCCAAATTCTATAAACCAGAAGAGCTAAGCGGTAAAAAAGTCGTCTGCGTTACCAATCTTGCTCCGCGCAAAATGAAATTTGGCGTATCTGAAGGCATGATCTTATCAGCAGAAAAAGACGGCAAATTACAGGTAGTTATTTTACCTGACGATATGGTCGTTGGGGCAAAGCTTGCCTAA
- a CDS encoding ClpXP protease specificity-enhancing factor SspB, giving the protein MSQPKRPYMIRAMHEWLEDNEFTAYLLVDATHPDVVAPLDYAQDSRLVLAISYQATNNLQIDNDAISFAGRFGGVSQNVWIPMAAAMGIYAKEDPNEGFFFDPSEYDAHDSTPPDSPKNSPTDKKPTLRFVD; this is encoded by the coding sequence ATGAGCCAACCAAAACGCCCCTATATGATTCGTGCCATGCATGAGTGGCTTGAAGATAACGAGTTTACCGCTTATCTACTTGTTGATGCCACCCACCCTGATGTGGTCGCACCGCTTGATTATGCCCAAGATTCTCGCTTGGTGCTTGCGATTAGCTATCAGGCAACCAATAACTTGCAGATTGATAATGACGCCATTTCATTTGCAGGGCGATTTGGTGGCGTGTCGCAAAATGTCTGGATTCCGATGGCAGCAGCGATGGGGATTTATGCCAAAGAAGACCCAAACGAAGGCTTTTTCTTTGACCCAAGCGAATATGACGCACATGACAGCACGCCACCAGATAGCCCAAAAAATAGCCCAACAGATAAAAAGCCAACCCTAAGATTTGTGGATTAA